A genomic segment from Yimella sp. cx-51 encodes:
- a CDS encoding maltose ABC transporter substrate-binding protein — protein sequence MKRTFVVALTGAALVLTGCGGGSGSSNSSSTSTGTGSASGSASGSASGSDAGSAAAATTLSSDKPSRDTNADLVIWADATAAPVVTNLANKFASENGVKVAVQISNDVRGQYGTAFKAGQAPDVIVGAHDWMGELVANGSIATLQVPADTMSGFNAKAVEASKYNGQTYAVPYGIENLALVRNTALAPTAPKTMDELVKAGKDCIAAKKCTNILSNQMGKEGNAYNGYPFLSAFGGGIFGTGSNGQYDANKVIVNSAGSIKGADAMAALGKEGALSTNIDDKNADALFQTGKTPFEITGPWSLPAFKKAGIKYSVDPLPSLSGGGAMQPFLGVQQFYVSSKAKNATVAQTFVTQFMTTKDAQVAMFQIGQRPPAMTAAYEEVAKNDKDVAAWAAAGKDGKLMPNIPAMNAVWKPLGLAFADVISGKGGTPAARMGKAQTEIEAGIKSAK from the coding sequence ATGAAGCGCACCTTCGTCGTCGCCCTCACCGGCGCGGCCCTCGTTCTCACCGGCTGCGGCGGCGGCTCCGGCTCGAGCAACAGCTCGAGCACCTCGACCGGCACCGGCTCGGCCTCCGGATCAGCGTCCGGCTCCGCATCCGGTTCGGACGCGGGCTCGGCCGCAGCGGCCACCACGCTCAGCAGCGACAAGCCCAGCCGCGACACCAACGCCGACCTGGTCATCTGGGCCGACGCCACCGCAGCTCCGGTCGTCACCAACCTGGCCAACAAGTTCGCCAGCGAGAACGGCGTCAAGGTCGCCGTCCAGATCTCCAACGACGTCCGCGGCCAGTACGGCACGGCGTTCAAGGCCGGTCAGGCGCCCGACGTGATCGTCGGCGCCCACGACTGGATGGGTGAGCTGGTCGCCAACGGTTCGATTGCCACGCTGCAGGTGCCGGCCGACACGATGTCGGGCTTCAACGCCAAGGCGGTCGAGGCCAGCAAGTACAACGGTCAGACCTACGCAGTGCCCTACGGCATCGAGAACCTCGCACTGGTGCGCAACACCGCCCTGGCGCCGACCGCTCCCAAGACGATGGACGAACTGGTCAAGGCGGGCAAGGACTGCATCGCGGCGAAGAAGTGCACCAACATCCTGTCCAACCAGATGGGTAAGGAGGGCAACGCCTACAACGGTTACCCCTTCCTGTCGGCCTTCGGTGGCGGCATCTTCGGCACCGGCAGCAACGGTCAGTACGACGCGAACAAGGTGATCGTCAACAGCGCCGGCTCGATCAAGGGCGCGGACGCGATGGCTGCCCTGGGCAAGGAAGGCGCACTGTCGACCAACATCGACGACAAGAACGCCGACGCCCTCTTCCAGACCGGCAAGACGCCGTTCGAGATCACCGGCCCGTGGTCGCTGCCTGCGTTCAAGAAGGCCGGCATCAAGTACTCGGTCGACCCGCTTCCCTCGCTGAGCGGTGGCGGCGCGATGCAGCCGTTCCTGGGTGTGCAGCAGTTCTACGTCTCCTCCAAGGCCAAGAACGCCACGGTGGCCCAGACCTTCGTCACGCAGTTCATGACCACCAAGGACGCCCAGGTCGCGATGTTCCAGATCGGTCAGCGTCCGCCGGCCATGACCGCCGCCTATGAGGAGGTCGCCAAGAACGACAAGGATGTCGCCGCGTGGGCAGCTGCCGGTAAGGACGGCAAGCTCATGCCGAACATCCCGGCGATGAACGCGGTCTGGAAGCCGCTCGGCCTCGCCTTCGCCGATGTCATCTCCGGCAAGGGCGGCACCCCCGCTGCGCGGATGGGCAAGGCGCAGACCGAGATCGAAGCCGGCATCAAGTCGGCCAAGTAG
- a CDS encoding DUF4032 domain-containing protein, protein MALDIKAARPWPALLDLPWSTPLEEWPDDLLAALPRGISRHVVRFVRIEGRIIAIKEIKADIARREYDMLRALRRLDQPCVEAVGVVSGRVAADGTPLDACLLTRHLQFSLPYRAMLSQSLRPDTAGRLIDALAVLLVRLHLIGFWWGDVSLSNTLFKRNAGEFAAYLVDAETGELRDKLSKGQRDHDLEIARVNIAGELMDLQAGGFVPLELDPLSVSDYLLTRYDELWNALTELESFDIDERWKVDERIRHLNDLGFDVGELDLTTDFDGTRLSIQPKIVDAGHHARRLLRLTGLDVEDNQARRLLNDLDAYTASQDRQNDDEDLVAHDWLTKIYEPITRSVPIELRRKIEPAELFHEILEHRWYMAEHAKHDFPIAEAAADYVANVLPSKPDDSAVVGVDTQELPVRATR, encoded by the coding sequence GTGGCACTCGACATCAAGGCAGCGCGTCCCTGGCCTGCGCTGCTCGACCTCCCGTGGTCGACTCCGCTGGAGGAATGGCCCGATGACCTGCTCGCGGCGCTCCCTCGCGGCATCTCCCGCCATGTCGTGCGCTTCGTCCGGATCGAAGGTCGCATCATCGCGATCAAGGAGATCAAGGCCGACATCGCTCGTCGCGAGTACGACATGCTGCGCGCTCTGCGACGACTCGACCAGCCCTGCGTGGAGGCGGTGGGAGTGGTTTCGGGCCGGGTCGCGGCCGACGGCACTCCCCTGGACGCCTGCTTGCTCACCCGGCACCTGCAGTTCTCGCTGCCCTATCGCGCCATGCTCAGCCAGTCGCTGCGCCCCGACACCGCGGGGCGGCTGATCGATGCGCTGGCTGTGCTGCTCGTCCGCCTGCACCTGATCGGTTTCTGGTGGGGCGATGTCTCACTGTCGAACACCTTGTTCAAGCGCAATGCCGGCGAATTCGCTGCCTACCTGGTCGACGCCGAGACCGGCGAGCTGCGCGACAAACTCTCCAAGGGGCAGCGCGACCACGACCTCGAGATCGCGCGGGTCAACATCGCCGGCGAACTCATGGACCTGCAGGCGGGTGGCTTCGTCCCGCTCGAACTCGACCCGCTGTCGGTGTCGGACTACCTGCTCACCCGGTACGACGAACTGTGGAATGCCCTCACCGAACTCGAGAGCTTCGACATCGACGAACGCTGGAAGGTGGACGAGCGCATCCGTCACCTCAACGACCTCGGCTTCGACGTCGGCGAACTCGACCTCACCACCGATTTCGACGGCACGCGACTGTCGATCCAGCCGAAGATCGTGGACGCCGGCCACCACGCCCGCCGCCTGCTGCGCCTCACCGGCCTGGACGTCGAGGACAACCAGGCGCGGCGGCTGCTCAACGACCTGGACGCCTACACCGCGAGCCAGGACCGGCAGAACGACGACGAAGATCTCGTAGCGCACGATTGGCTGACCAAGATCTACGAGCCGATCACCCGGTCGGTGCCGATTGAGCTACGGCGCAAGATCGAGCCCGCGGAGCTCTTCCACGAGATCCTCGAGCACCGTTGGTACATGGCCGAACACGCAAAGCACGATTTCCCGATCGCGGAGGCGGCAGCCGATTATGTCGCGAACGTGCTGCCGTCCAAGCCGGACGACAGCGCGGTGGTCGGTGTCGACACGCAGGAATTGCCGGTGCGCGCCACACGCTGA
- a CDS encoding ABC transporter ATP-binding protein, with amino-acid sequence MASVTFDKATRVYPGATSPSVDQLDLEIADGEFLVLVGPSGCGKSTSLRMLAGLEEVTSGRILIGDRDVTKLSPKERDVAMVFQNYALYPHMSVADNMGFALKISGIEKSEIRKRVEEAADILDLRPYLDRKPKALSGGQRQRVAMGRAIVRSPQVFLMDEPLSNLDAKLRVQTRTQIATLQRRLGTTTVYVTHDQVEAMTMGDRVAVLKDGLLQQVDTPRRMYDHPNNVFVAGFIGSPSMNLLDMDVADRGVKFGSTVHPFERGALGEARKVTVGVRPEDLALSTDGHGLAVEVDVVEELGADAYIYGHLAGTTPSATDKPLVARVDGRRVPMKGETVHLVPKSEHVHVFDTESGQRLGG; translated from the coding sequence ATGGCATCAGTCACTTTCGACAAGGCGACCCGGGTCTATCCCGGCGCCACCAGCCCGTCGGTCGATCAACTCGACCTGGAGATCGCCGACGGTGAATTCCTGGTTCTCGTCGGCCCCTCCGGCTGCGGGAAATCGACCTCGCTTCGCATGCTCGCCGGCTTGGAGGAAGTGACCAGCGGCCGCATCCTGATCGGCGACCGCGATGTCACCAAGCTCTCGCCGAAGGAGCGCGACGTGGCGATGGTCTTCCAGAACTACGCCCTCTACCCGCACATGTCGGTCGCCGACAACATGGGTTTCGCTCTGAAGATCTCCGGTATCGAGAAGTCCGAGATCCGCAAGCGCGTCGAGGAAGCCGCCGACATCCTCGACCTGCGGCCCTACCTCGACCGCAAGCCCAAGGCCCTCTCGGGCGGTCAGCGCCAGCGCGTTGCCATGGGCCGGGCGATCGTGCGCTCCCCGCAGGTGTTCCTCATGGACGAACCGCTGTCGAACCTCGACGCCAAGCTGCGCGTGCAGACGCGCACCCAGATCGCCACGCTGCAGCGTCGCCTCGGCACCACCACCGTGTATGTCACCCACGACCAGGTCGAGGCGATGACGATGGGCGACCGCGTGGCCGTGCTGAAGGACGGTCTGCTGCAGCAGGTCGACACTCCTCGACGCATGTACGACCACCCCAACAATGTCTTCGTGGCCGGCTTCATCGGGTCGCCGTCGATGAACCTGCTCGACATGGACGTCGCCGACCGTGGTGTGAAGTTCGGTTCCACGGTGCATCCGTTCGAGCGCGGCGCGCTGGGCGAAGCCCGCAAGGTGACCGTCGGAGTGCGTCCCGAAGACCTCGCGCTCTCGACTGACGGCCATGGCCTGGCGGTCGAGGTCGACGTGGTCGAGGAACTCGGTGCGGACGCCTACATCTACGGTCACCTCGCCGGCACCACACCGAGCGCCACCGACAAACCGCTGGTTGCGCGCGTCGACGGACGCCGCGTGCCGATGAAGGGCGAGACCGTGCACCTGGTGCCCAAGTCCGAGCACGTCCACGTCTTCGACACCGAGTCAGGCCAACGACTGGGCGGCTAA
- a CDS encoding ABC transporter permease subunit — translation MSAEPSTKQAPATTRDRANPIALLKWPFIAAAMGALFYIAMKLADKGYTLAVAATAFVALLVLAVYGTRKAVPMKYLLPGLLLLLGLQVWPIVYTGATAFTNYGQGHLASKEDATAQNLAYSVQQVPGSPNYKLSVAVPEGQPVESGPLTFLLTDEKGKTFVGTEDGLKDLDPAKATISDTGFNKGKITAAEGYRILNLGEANKRKDLQAFAVPTATGGIKASGIAQAYEGKPSLVWDKKSDTIKDSKTGQVYVAKDARWVPQNGQGSPLPVGWKENVGLQNFKDIFTNDTLRSGFLKVFAWNIAFPLLSVLTTFVLGMLLALLLNDSRIKGRGIYRSLLILPYAIPVFVSALVWASMFNQDFGLINGMTGLNIDWLGDPWAARAAILLTNLWLGFPYMFVVCTGALQSIPNDVLEAAKIDGAGPIRTLRSVIMPLLLVAVGPLLIASFAFNFNNFGLIYLLTGGGPFTGGNSTVGSTDLLITMSYRLAIEGTSPNFGLASAIAVIIFIIVGLLSFPGFLKTKALEEVN, via the coding sequence ATGTCGGCAGAGCCGAGCACCAAGCAGGCGCCAGCGACCACGCGTGACCGGGCCAACCCGATCGCGTTGCTGAAATGGCCTTTCATCGCCGCCGCGATGGGCGCGCTGTTCTACATCGCGATGAAGCTGGCCGACAAGGGCTACACGCTCGCCGTCGCAGCGACCGCATTCGTGGCCCTCCTGGTGCTCGCGGTCTACGGCACCCGCAAGGCCGTGCCGATGAAGTACCTCCTGCCCGGTCTGCTCCTGCTCCTGGGTCTGCAGGTGTGGCCGATCGTCTACACCGGCGCCACGGCGTTCACCAACTACGGTCAGGGCCACCTGGCGTCCAAGGAGGACGCCACTGCCCAGAACCTCGCCTATTCGGTGCAGCAGGTGCCCGGCTCGCCCAACTACAAGCTGTCGGTTGCGGTGCCCGAGGGCCAGCCCGTGGAGAGCGGCCCGCTTACCTTCCTGCTGACCGATGAGAAGGGCAAGACCTTCGTCGGCACCGAGGACGGACTGAAGGACCTCGATCCCGCGAAGGCCACGATCTCCGACACCGGCTTCAACAAGGGCAAGATCACTGCCGCGGAGGGTTACCGCATCCTCAACCTCGGCGAGGCCAACAAGCGCAAGGACCTCCAGGCCTTCGCGGTGCCGACCGCGACCGGCGGCATCAAGGCCAGCGGTATCGCGCAGGCCTACGAGGGCAAGCCGTCCCTGGTGTGGGACAAGAAGTCCGACACGATCAAGGACTCCAAGACCGGCCAGGTGTACGTCGCCAAGGACGCACGCTGGGTGCCCCAGAACGGCCAGGGCTCGCCCCTGCCGGTCGGCTGGAAGGAGAACGTCGGCCTGCAGAACTTCAAGGACATCTTCACCAACGACACTCTCCGGTCAGGCTTCCTGAAGGTGTTCGCCTGGAACATCGCCTTCCCGCTGCTGTCGGTGCTGACCACCTTCGTCCTGGGCATGCTGCTGGCCCTGTTGCTCAACGACTCGCGGATCAAGGGACGCGGCATCTACCGCTCGTTGCTGATCCTCCCGTACGCCATTCCGGTCTTCGTGTCGGCGCTGGTCTGGGCATCGATGTTCAACCAGGACTTCGGGCTGATCAATGGCATGACCGGCCTGAACATCGACTGGCTCGGTGACCCGTGGGCGGCCCGCGCTGCGATCCTGCTGACCAACCTGTGGCTCGGTTTTCCCTACATGTTCGTGGTGTGCACCGGTGCGCTGCAGTCGATTCCGAACGACGTGCTGGAAGCAGCGAAGATCGACGGCGCCGGTCCGATCCGCACCCTGCGCTCGGTGATCATGCCGCTGCTGCTGGTGGCGGTGGGTCCGTTGCTCATCGCGTCCTTCGCCTTCAACTTCAACAACTTCGGCCTGATCTACCTGCTCACCGGAGGCGGACCGTTCACCGGTGGTAACTCCACGGTCGGCTCGACCGACCTGCTGATCACGATGTCGTACCGCCTGGCGATCGAGGGCACCTCGCCCAACTTCGGTCTGGCATCAGCGATCGCCGTCATCATCTTCATCATCGTCGGTCTGCTGAGCTTCCCCGGATTCCTCAAGACCAAGGCCCTGGAAGAGGTCAACTGA
- a CDS encoding CBS domain-containing protein, translated as MRISDVLRTKGSEVVTIAGSASVAELVALLREKGIGAVVVVDDPTTGAISGIVSERDVVRRLATDAESLLSTPVSAVMTTTVHTCEGDEELHDVAVRMTERRIRHLPVVDGDRLTSIVSIGDVVKSRLQELQAERDHLEGYISS; from the coding sequence ATGCGTATCTCGGACGTGCTGCGAACCAAGGGAAGCGAAGTCGTCACCATCGCCGGCTCGGCGAGCGTTGCGGAACTGGTGGCACTGCTACGGGAGAAGGGAATCGGTGCGGTCGTCGTGGTCGATGACCCGACCACCGGGGCGATCAGCGGCATCGTCAGCGAGCGGGACGTCGTGCGCCGCCTGGCCACAGATGCCGAAAGTCTGCTCAGCACACCGGTGAGTGCCGTGATGACCACCACCGTGCACACCTGCGAAGGCGATGAGGAACTGCACGACGTCGCGGTGCGGATGACCGAACGCCGCATCCGCCACCTCCCGGTGGTCGACGGCGACCGGCTCACCTCGATCGTCAGCATCGGTGACGTGGTGAAGTCGCGGCTGCAGGAATTGCAGGCCGAACGCGATCACCTCGAGGGTTACATCAGTTCCTGA
- a CDS encoding NINE protein, which translates to MSQDYPGNPNDSYNSGGSQGYGQASQHGQYGQPDQYGQQQSQQSASGGPQGDSFFVNLMGTEQGPMGYGQLQAMAASGQLKPETLVRSASGGHAFQAKQVPGIFSDKEWMMALILSLVLGSLGVDRFYMGYTGLGVLKLVTLGGCGIWSLIDLIMIAMRKLPDSDGRPLS; encoded by the coding sequence ATGTCCCAGGACTACCCGGGTAACCCCAACGATTCCTACAACAGCGGCGGCTCGCAGGGCTACGGCCAAGCGTCGCAGCACGGGCAATATGGCCAGCCTGATCAGTATGGGCAGCAGCAGTCCCAGCAGTCGGCGAGCGGTGGCCCGCAGGGCGATAGCTTCTTCGTCAACCTGATGGGCACCGAGCAGGGTCCGATGGGCTACGGCCAGCTTCAGGCGATGGCCGCGTCCGGGCAGTTGAAGCCGGAGACGCTGGTGCGTTCAGCTAGTGGCGGCCATGCATTCCAGGCCAAGCAGGTGCCGGGCATCTTCTCCGACAAGGAGTGGATGATGGCGCTGATCCTGTCGCTGGTGCTGGGTAGCCTCGGTGTCGACCGCTTCTACATGGGCTACACCGGCCTCGGCGTTCTCAAGCTCGTGACGCTCGGTGGCTGCGGCATCTGGTCCCTCATCGACCTGATCATGATCGCGATGCGCAAGCTCCCCGATTCCGACGGACGCCCGCTGAGCTGA
- a CDS encoding LacI family DNA-binding transcriptional regulator, with translation MARLAEIAEHAGVSEATVSRVLNSKANVSEATRELVLTSVDVLGYERPSNLRRQTVGLVGLIVPELTNPVFAIFSQTLQARFAAHGYTCVICTQAPGGTQEEDFVQMLQERGVSGVVFVSGRHADTSADVSHYRRLRERGLPMVIVNGHRCDLDVPSVASNEEASVRMALQHLRQMGHRRIGLATGQSRYLPSSRKVAEFKRLVGEQEALIEQTWFSVEGGELAGRNLLERGVTGVICGSDIMALGVIRAAEQEGLHVPADVSVVGYDGSLLSQHTSPALTTVRQDVGALSAAIVHALTEEIAGHLHPRGEMLFDPELVVRDSTAPPPARSSTA, from the coding sequence ATGGCGCGGCTGGCTGAGATCGCCGAGCACGCCGGCGTCAGCGAGGCCACGGTCAGCCGGGTGCTCAACAGCAAGGCGAATGTCTCGGAGGCGACTCGCGAACTCGTGCTCACCTCGGTCGATGTCCTGGGCTACGAGCGTCCGAGCAATCTGCGTCGTCAGACGGTTGGCCTCGTCGGTCTGATCGTCCCCGAACTGACCAACCCGGTCTTCGCGATCTTCAGTCAGACCTTGCAGGCGCGCTTCGCCGCCCACGGCTACACCTGCGTCATCTGCACCCAGGCGCCCGGCGGGACGCAGGAGGAAGACTTCGTGCAGATGCTGCAGGAGCGCGGCGTCTCCGGGGTGGTCTTCGTGAGCGGACGCCACGCCGACACCTCCGCGGATGTCAGCCACTACCGGCGGTTGCGCGAGCGTGGCTTGCCGATGGTCATCGTCAACGGGCACCGCTGCGATCTCGACGTGCCCTCGGTGGCCAGCAACGAGGAGGCCTCGGTGCGGATGGCGCTGCAGCATCTGCGCCAGATGGGACACCGGCGGATCGGCCTGGCGACCGGGCAGTCCCGCTACCTGCCCAGTAGTCGCAAGGTCGCGGAGTTCAAGCGGCTGGTCGGCGAACAGGAAGCCTTGATCGAGCAGACGTGGTTCTCGGTCGAGGGCGGCGAGTTGGCCGGGCGCAACCTGCTCGAGCGCGGTGTGACCGGTGTGATCTGCGGGTCCGACATCATGGCGCTCGGCGTCATCCGGGCCGCCGAACAGGAAGGCCTGCACGTGCCCGCGGACGTTTCGGTGGTCGGGTACGACGGTTCGCTGCTTTCCCAGCACACCTCCCCGGCGCTCACCACGGTCCGCCAGGACGTCGGCGCCTTGAGCGCCGCGATCGTCCACGCCCTGACCGAGGAGATCGCGGGACATCTGCATCCGCGCGGTGAGATGTTGTTCGACCCTGAACTCGTGGTGCGTGACTCCACCGCACCGCCACCGGCGCGCTCCTCGACCGCCTGA
- a CDS encoding sugar ABC transporter permease, producing the protein MSVSPAPDPSVVAAATETIGGVDGDKTPAKPRRGSGGVWWRHGLALVAVAFALFPIVFVVSAALNPAGSLDTTSLLPGGFSMGNVEALFSDKARPFATWYKNSLIIALVGGFLSVFIGACAAYAFSRLRFKGRRVGLMALLLLQMFPALLAFVGLYITFSRIGDVIPAFGLNTTLGLILVYLGGAMGSNVWLLKGYFDTVPKELDEAAMVDGASHARIFFTMTLRLVTPILVTVFMIAFVGLFGEFMLASIFLTDKDAQTLGVGLWGMTKGNERNALFGQFAAGSVLSSIPIMVLYLVFQRQLVGGLTQGSVK; encoded by the coding sequence ATGAGCGTCAGCCCTGCACCCGACCCGTCCGTGGTGGCAGCCGCCACCGAAACGATCGGCGGGGTGGACGGTGACAAGACCCCGGCGAAACCGCGTCGCGGATCCGGCGGTGTGTGGTGGCGGCACGGGCTGGCGCTGGTCGCGGTGGCGTTCGCGCTGTTCCCCATCGTCTTCGTGGTCTCCGCAGCACTCAACCCGGCCGGTTCGCTCGACACCACCTCGTTGCTGCCTGGCGGCTTCTCGATGGGCAATGTCGAGGCGCTCTTCAGCGACAAGGCACGCCCCTTCGCCACCTGGTACAAGAACTCGCTCATCATCGCGCTGGTCGGCGGATTCCTGTCGGTCTTCATCGGCGCATGCGCCGCGTACGCCTTCAGCCGGCTGCGTTTCAAGGGGCGCCGCGTCGGGCTGATGGCCCTGCTGCTGTTGCAGATGTTCCCGGCGCTGCTCGCCTTCGTCGGTCTCTACATCACCTTCAGCCGGATCGGCGATGTCATCCCCGCCTTCGGCCTGAACACCACGCTCGGACTGATCCTGGTCTACCTGGGTGGCGCGATGGGCTCGAACGTCTGGCTGCTCAAGGGCTACTTCGACACCGTGCCGAAGGAGTTGGACGAGGCTGCGATGGTCGACGGCGCTAGCCACGCCCGCATCTTCTTCACCATGACGCTGCGGCTGGTGACCCCGATCCTGGTGACGGTCTTCATGATCGCCTTCGTCGGGCTCTTCGGTGAGTTCATGCTGGCGTCGATCTTCTTGACCGACAAGGACGCCCAGACGCTCGGCGTCGGTCTGTGGGGCATGACCAAGGGCAACGAACGCAACGCGCTCTTCGGTCAGTTCGCCGCCGGATCGGTGCTGAGCTCGATCCCGATCATGGTGCTCTACCTCGTCTTCCAGCGGCAGCTGGTCGGCGGTCTGACCCAGGGCTCGGTGAAGTGA
- a CDS encoding DUF2752 domain-containing protein, translating to MVSTVRTPTPPIWMIAGVGASLCAAVLTPVSLVEGGPTFCPFLLLTGWPCPTCGMTRAWVLLGHGRWSESLSYNPVGPLVLATVLIWFGVLLWRRVGHPSPQWFGKLLVPLVVIAVGAYGIARIVLVANGQWEWDG from the coding sequence GTGGTCTCGACCGTTCGAACGCCCACCCCGCCGATCTGGATGATCGCCGGGGTGGGCGCTTCGTTGTGTGCTGCGGTGCTCACGCCGGTCTCGCTGGTGGAAGGCGGCCCGACTTTCTGCCCGTTCCTGCTGCTCACCGGCTGGCCCTGCCCCACCTGCGGAATGACCAGGGCTTGGGTGCTCCTCGGACACGGCCGGTGGTCAGAATCGTTGTCCTACAACCCGGTTGGTCCGCTGGTGCTGGCGACGGTGTTGATCTGGTTCGGTGTGTTGCTCTGGCGCCGAGTGGGACACCCTTCCCCGCAGTGGTTCGGCAAACTCCTCGTGCCGCTGGTCGTGATTGCGGTCGGCGCCTACGGCATCGCCCGCATTGTTTTGGTCGCAAACGGCCAATGGGAGTGGGACGGCTGA
- a CDS encoding serine/threonine-protein kinase yields the protein MTSAPRDPSATGSHRLPGPGRAPAQDDDATAEFPAAHAPRTNGRGRERKIGPYRLLGQLGEGGMGVVFRALAPTGDEVAIKVLRPHVAYDSKARERLRREVAVLTRVRADGVAGVIDADVDGEQPYLVTEYVPGPPLDEVVEERGPLSPAQLVTLGRGLAESLRAIHDSGVVHRDLKPGNVLMVGDAPVLIDFGIAHIGDDARLTQTGLVMGTPGYLSPEIIDGADVGPATDWWGWAATLAFAASGQAPFGKGPMPVILDRVARGQADLSGVDPRIRPLLEAALSPQPQYRPSADEVLRELEVFARGGVTGEIVQRRRPPVMDTTPLHHKQTPVRPQRPSTELVQPPQQGAPAPWATPMGQQVGQQVAPGRDPRIGQPARTWTLLALAVALTAVAAVVPIVAWFAALAWVFAARWNDKAITAMVLRRYAAGRRKSDTAVAMALSPWHALLAAFSTLLVSIIPAFLGAVAMVATAFASGLVNLSSSYDRPLAVGVGTAVALATAWWGPGGTATRRGSRSLVRTVARTQQVTLAVVVVAGALAAGCALYLAGNLDAPLHWWPYSDMSQVPGAGLIPSIPADWG from the coding sequence ATGACGTCCGCGCCTCGTGATCCATCGGCCACCGGCAGCCATCGGCTCCCGGGGCCGGGTCGCGCGCCTGCGCAGGACGACGACGCCACCGCAGAGTTCCCCGCGGCCCACGCGCCGCGAACGAATGGTCGGGGCCGAGAGCGCAAGATCGGCCCGTACCGGCTGCTCGGTCAATTGGGCGAGGGTGGCATGGGCGTGGTCTTCCGTGCGCTGGCGCCGACCGGTGACGAGGTGGCGATCAAGGTGCTGCGTCCGCACGTGGCCTACGACTCCAAGGCCCGCGAGCGGCTGCGTCGTGAGGTGGCGGTGCTCACCCGGGTGCGGGCCGACGGGGTCGCCGGGGTGATCGACGCCGATGTCGACGGCGAACAGCCTTATCTGGTCACCGAATACGTGCCCGGTCCTCCGCTGGACGAGGTGGTCGAGGAGCGCGGTCCTCTCTCCCCGGCGCAACTGGTCACCCTCGGCCGCGGGCTGGCCGAGTCGTTGCGCGCCATCCACGACAGCGGCGTGGTGCACCGCGACCTCAAGCCGGGCAACGTGCTGATGGTTGGTGACGCGCCGGTGCTCATCGACTTCGGCATCGCGCACATCGGTGACGACGCCCGCCTCACCCAGACCGGTCTCGTGATGGGCACGCCTGGCTATCTCTCGCCGGAGATCATCGACGGTGCGGATGTCGGACCGGCCACCGACTGGTGGGGCTGGGCGGCCACGCTGGCTTTCGCCGCCTCCGGGCAGGCGCCGTTCGGCAAGGGCCCGATGCCGGTCATCCTCGACCGCGTTGCGCGGGGTCAGGCCGACCTGTCGGGCGTCGACCCACGGATCCGGCCTTTGCTGGAGGCGGCTCTGTCGCCGCAGCCGCAGTACCGCCCGTCCGCCGATGAGGTGTTGCGCGAGCTCGAGGTCTTCGCCCGCGGTGGTGTCACCGGTGAGATCGTGCAGCGTCGACGCCCGCCGGTGATGGACACAACCCCGTTGCACCACAAGCAGACTCCGGTGCGCCCACAGCGCCCGAGCACCGAACTCGTCCAGCCTCCGCAGCAGGGCGCCCCGGCGCCGTGGGCCACGCCGATGGGTCAGCAGGTGGGTCAGCAGGTGGCGCCGGGCCGCGACCCGCGCATCGGGCAGCCGGCCCGCACCTGGACTCTTCTGGCGCTGGCCGTCGCGCTCACGGCGGTGGCTGCGGTGGTGCCGATCGTCGCGTGGTTCGCCGCGCTTGCGTGGGTATTTGCGGCGCGCTGGAACGACAAGGCCATCACCGCGATGGTGTTGCGGCGCTATGCGGCAGGCCGGCGCAAGTCGGACACCGCGGTCGCGATGGCGCTTTCACCCTGGCACGCACTGCTGGCTGCGTTCTCGACGCTGCTGGTCAGCATCATCCCCGCCTTCCTGGGCGCGGTGGCCATGGTGGCGACGGCCTTCGCCTCAGGGCTGGTCAATCTCTCCTCGTCCTATGACCGTCCGCTGGCCGTGGGAGTCGGCACGGCCGTGGCGCTCGCGACGGCCTGGTGGGGCCCCGGCGGCACCGCCACCCGACGCGGCTCACGCAGCTTGGTGCGGACGGTGGCCCGCACCCAGCAGGTCACCCTCGCGGTCGTGGTGGTGGCGGGAGCGCTGGCCGCCGGATGTGCGCTGTACCTCGCAGGGAATCTCGACGCGCCCCTGCACTGGTGGCCGTATTCGGACATGAGCCAGGTGCCAG